From Candidatus Acidiferrales bacterium, the proteins below share one genomic window:
- a CDS encoding VOC family protein, whose protein sequence is MKINIKTPGVHHVALRSTNLERSKRFYAETLGFPVLLEKPNLFIFGAGSTAVAVRGPEAGTPPGDVFNPFRVGLDHISLACADAAELERVAKALSSAGVENTGVKLDETLGKRYVAFKDPDRIAWEFYMA, encoded by the coding sequence GTGAAAATCAACATAAAAACTCCCGGTGTCCACCACGTGGCATTGCGCTCCACCAATCTGGAACGCTCCAAGCGCTTCTATGCCGAAACACTCGGCTTCCCCGTTCTACTGGAGAAGCCGAACCTGTTTATCTTTGGCGCGGGCTCGACCGCGGTCGCGGTGCGCGGGCCGGAAGCCGGCACGCCGCCGGGAGACGTCTTCAACCCATTCCGCGTTGGACTGGATCACATCTCGCTCGCCTGCGCGGATGCGGCCGAGCTGGAGAGGGTCGCCAAGGCGCTCTCGTCGGCGGGAGTCGAGAACACGGGCGTGAAGCTCGACGAAACCCTTGGTAAGCGTTATGTCGCCTTCAAAGACCCGGACCGCATCGCCTGGGAGTTCTACATGGCATGA